A single window of Taeniopygia guttata chromosome 1, bTaeGut7.mat, whole genome shotgun sequence DNA harbors:
- the MYO7A gene encoding unconventional myosin-VIIa isoform X5: protein MLEDRPTSNLEKLHFIIGNGILRPALRDEIYCQICKQLTQNPSKSSHARGWILMSLCVGCFAPSEKFVKYLRNFINGGPPGYAPYCEERLRRTFANGTRTQPPSWLELQATKSKKPIMLPVTFMDGTTKTLLTDSATTAKELCNSLADKISLKDRFGFSLYIALFDKVSSLGSGNDHVMDAVSQCEQYAKEQGAQERNAPWRLFFRKEIFTPWHNPSEDNVATNLIYQQIVRGVKFGEYRCDKEEDLAELASQQYYVDYGSEMVLERLLNLIPSYIPDREITASKTVEKWAQLIIAAHKKGIYTQKRADPKKVKEEVVDFARFKWPLLFSRFYEAFKFSGPSLPKNDVIVAVNWTGVYFVDEQEQVLLELSFPEITAVSSSRGGKLQGQSFTLATIKGDEYTFTSNNAEDIRDLVVTFLEGLRKRSKYVVTLQDNPNPVGEESGFLSFLKGDLIVLDQDTGEQVMNSGWANGFNERTKQRGDFPTDSVYVLPTVTMPPLEIVALVTMTPDQRQDVIRTSQMAVSDSEERVKPYTLEEFSYDYFRPPPKHTLSRVMITKSRGKDKLWCYTREPIKQPLLKKILGSEELSQEACMAFIAVLKYMGDYPSKRTRSVNELTDQIFEGALKAEPLKDEIYCQTLKQLTDNHIKYSEEKGWELLWLCTGLFPPSNILLPHVQRFLQSRKHHPLAADCIQRLQKALRNGSRKYPPHLVEVEAIQHKTTQIFHKVYFPDDTDEAFEVESSTKAKDFCQNISNRLLLKSSEGFSLFVKISDKVISVPEGDFFFDFVRHLTDWIKKARPAKDGIVPSLTYQVFFMKKLWTNTMPGKDSMADSIFHYYQELPKYLRGYHKCSREEVLQLAALIYRVKFEDDKSYFPSIPKLLKELVPQDLIRQLSPDDWKRSIVAYYNKHAGKTREEAKLAFLKIIFKWPTFGSAFFEVKQTTEPNYPEILLIAINKHGVSLIDPKTKDILITHPFTKISNWSSGNTYFHITIGNLVRGSKLLCETSLGYKMDDLLTSYISQMLTAMSKQRSAKGSK, encoded by the exons ATGCTCGAAGACAGACCCACTTCCAACCTGGAGAAGCTCCATTTCATTATTGGTAATGGCATCCTCAGGCCAGCCTTAAG GGATGAAATCTACTGTCAAATCTGCAAGCAGTTGACTCAGAACCCATCCAAAAGCAGCCATGCTAGGGGTTGGATACTGATGTCCCTTTGTGTGGGATGTTTTGCTCCTTCTGAGAAGTTTGTGAAG TATTTAAGGAACTTTATCAACGGAGGCCCCCCAGGTTATGCTCCCTATTGTGAAGAGAGGCTGAGGCGGACGTTTGCCAATGGGACAAGGACACAGCCACCCagctggctggagctgcag GCGACCAAGTCCAAGAAACCAATCATGCTGCCTGTCACATTTATGGATGGGACAACAAAGACACTATTGACAGACTCTGCAACAACTGCTAAAGAGCTCTGTAATTCTTTGGCCGACAAAATCAGCCTGAAGGACCGATTTGGTTTTTCGCTCTACATTGCACTTTTTGACAAG GTGTCCTCGCTGGGGAGTGGCAATGACCACGTGATGGATGCTGTGTCCCAGTGCGAGCAGTATGCCAAGGAGCAGGGAGCGCAGGAGCGCAACGCACCATGGCGGCTCTTCTTCAGGAAGGAGATCTTCACCCCCTGGCACAACCCCAGTGAGGACAACGTGGCCACCAATCTCATCTACCAACAGATTGTGCGAGGGGTGAAGTTTGGGGAGTACCGGTGTGACAAG GAGGAAGATCTGGCAGAACTGGCTTCCCAGCAGTACTATGTGGACTATGGGTCAGAGATGGTACTGGAAAGGCTGCTAAATCTAATTCCATCCTACATTCCAGACAGAGAGATCACAGCTTCAAAAACAGTGGAAAAATGGGCTCAACTCATTATAGCCGCACATAAAAAG gGAATTTATACTCAGAAGAGGGCAGACCCAAAAAAGGTCAAGGAAGAAGTAGTGGATTTTGCACGTTTCAAGTGGCCTTTGCTGTTTTCTCGGTTTTATGAAGCCTTCAAATTCTCAG GGCCAAGCCTGCCTAAAAATGATGTGATTGTAGCTGTCAACTGGACAGGGGTGTACTTTGTGGATGAACAGGAGCAGGTTCTCTTGGAGCTCTCTTTTCCAGAGATCACAGCTGTGTCAAGCAGCAG AGGAGGAAAGCTGCAAGGGCAGAGTTTCACCCTGGCCACCATTAAAGGTGATGAATACACTTTCACCTCCAACAATGCAGAGGATATCCGGGACCTGGTGGTGACCTTCCTTGAAGGACTAAGGAAACGATCCAAGTATGTGGTTACTCTCCAAGACAACCCAAATCCAG tgGGAGAAGAATCTGGGTTCCTCAGCTTCCTTAAAGGAGACCTGATAGTTCTGGACCAGGACACAGGAGAACAAGTGATGAACTCAGGGTGGGCTAATGGGTTCAATGAACGGACCAAGCAGAGAGGGGATTTCCCAACTGATTCTGTCTATGTCTTGCCTACCGTCACCATGCCTCCATTGGAGATCGTG GCCCTGGTCACAATGACCCCTGACCAACGACAAGATGTTATCAGAACCTCTCAGATGGCAGTTTCAGACAGTGAAGAAAGAGTAAAGCCATACACCTTGGAGGAATTTTCCTATGATTATTTTAG ACCACCTCCAAAGCACACCCTCAGCCGGGTCATGATCACCAAGAGCCGTGGAAAGGACAAGCTGTGGTGTTACACCCGCGAGCCCATCAAACAGCCACTGCTGAAGAAGATCCTGGGCAGCGAGGAGCTGTCCCAAGAAGCCTGTATGGCCTTTATTG CTGTGCTGAAATATATGGGTGACTACCCATCCAAAAGGACCCGCTCAGTCAATGAGCTGACAGACCAAATATTTGAAGGTGCCTTGAAAGCTGAACCCCTAAAGGATGAAATCTACTGCCAGACCCTCAAGCAGCTCACAGACAACCACATCAA ATACAGTGAAGAGAAAGGCTGGGAGCTATTGTGGTTGTGTACAGGCCTTTTCCCCCCGAGTAACATCCTCCTGCCCCATGTCCAGAGGTTCCTGCAATCCCGGAAACATCACCCCTTGGCAGCAGACTGCATCCAGAGACTGCAGAAAGCCTTGAG GAATGGATCCAGAAAATACCCACCCCATCTCGTAGAAGTGGAAGCCATTCAACACAAAACTACCCAAATTTTCCACAAGGTTTACTTCCCTGATGACACCGATGAG GCATTTGAGGTGGAATCCAGCACGAAAGCCAAGGACTTCTGCCAGAACATCTCCAACAGGCTGCTCCTGAAGTCCTCTGAGGGCTTCAGCCTCTTCGTCAAAATCTCCGACAAG GTCATCAGTGTGCCTGAGGGAGATTTCTTCTTTGACTTTGTGAGACACCTGACAGACTGGATAAAGAAAGCAAGACCAGCAAAAGATG GTATAGTGCCTTCCCTCACCTATCAAGTGTTCTTCATGAAAAAACTGTGGACCAACACGATGCCTGGAAAAGACTCGATGGCAGACTCAATTTTCCACTATTATCAG GAGTTACCAAAATACCTGCGTGGCTACCACAAGTGCTCACGGGAAGAGGtcctgcagctggcagctctcATCTACCGGGTCAAGTTTGAGGATGACAAGTCCTAtttccccagcatccccaaACTCCTGAAGGAGTTGGTGCCTCAGGACCTCATCCGGCAGCTCTCTCCAGATGACTGGAAAAGG TCCATCGTGGCATACTACAACAAACATGCGGGAAAAACAAGAGAAGAAGCCAAGCTTGCCTTTCTAAAGATTATCTTCAAGTGGCCTACATTTGGATCAGCATTCTTTGAAGTGAAG CAAACTACAGAGCCAAATTATCCAGAAATCCTTCTAATTGCCATCAATAAGCATGGAGTCAGCCTCATTGATCCCAAAACCAAG GATATTCTCATCACTCACCCCTTCACCAAGATCTCCAACTGGAGCAGTGGCAACACATATTTCCACATAACCATTGGCAACTTGGTGAGAGGAAGCAAGCTGCTTTGTGAGACCTCCCTG gggtacaagatggatGATCTTTTGACCTCATACATCAGCCAGATGCTAACAGCCATGAGCAAACAGAGGAGTGCAAAGGGTAGCAAGTGA